The DNA window CCCCGACCAAGGAGCCCCGCAGCACGGCGCGCCCTACCAGGGCTCCGACCGACAGGGTGACCCGCAGGATCCGTGGCGCTACCAGCAGAACCCGACCCAGGGCGCCGGCTACCCCGGCGCCGCGGGCGGGCACGGCTACCAGCAGCACGGCTACCCCGGCTACCAGCAGCAGCCCACCGAGCAGTTCCCCGGTGTCGGGACGACGGGCACACTGCCCACCACCGGCGCGCCCACGCCGCGGGAGCCTCGCCGGGTGGGCCGGTCCGCGCTGGTCGCCGGCGCGATCGCGTTGGCCCTGGTGAGCGGTGGCATCGGCGGTGTGGTCGGCTCGCTCGCGACGTCCGACAACGGCAGCGCGCCGGTCACCAATGCGCTCGACGCGCCCAAGCCGAGCACGAGCAACGCGTCCAACGCGCCGCAGGGATCGGTCGAGGCGGTCGCCGCCAAGGTGGTGCCGAGCGTGGTGCAGATCCAGGTCGCCGGCAGTCGCGGCGAAGGAGAAGGGTCCGGCGTGATCCTGTCGTCCGACGGCCTCATCATGACCAACAACCACGTGGTCTCCGGCGGCGGCTCCGACGGCAAACTCATGGTCGCGTTCTCGGACGGCTCCACCGCGCCCGCCACGCTCGTCGGTACCGACCCGACGTCGGACATCGCGGTCATCAAGGTCCAGGGCAAGTCGGACCTGACGCCGATCGAACTGGGCTCTTCGGACGGCGTCCAGGTCGGCGAGCAGGTCGTCGCGGTCGGCTCCCCGCTGGGCCTGGCCGGCACCGTCACCTCGGGCATCATCTCCGCACTCGACCGACCGGTGTCGACCAGCGGGGAGCAGGGCAACCAGAACACCGTCATCGACGCCATCCAGACCGACGCCGCGATCAACCCCGGTAACTCCGGCGGCGCGCTCGTGAACATGGACGGTCAGCTCATCGGCATCAACACCGCCATCGCCACCGCCGGCGGACAGGGCGGTTCGATCGGCCTGGGCTTCGCGATTCCGGTGGACCAGGCGCGACGCATCGCCGACGAGCTGTCCAAGACCGGGAAGGCGACGCAGGCGATCATCGGCGTCCAGGTCTCGGCGAAGGACACCACCACCGGCGGCGCCGCGGTCGTGGACGTCACCCCGGGCAGCCCCGCCGAGAAGGCCGGAATTCCCAAGGGCGCCACCGTGACCAAGGTCGACGACCGGGTGATCACCTCGGGTGATTCGCTGATCGCGGCCATCCGTTCCCACGCCCCCGGCGACACCGTGCAGGTGACGTACACCGATCAGTCGGGCAGCCCGCGGACCGTCGACGTCCAGCTGGCCGGACAGTCGCAGGGTGGTCGTTGATGAATTTCGGAGACCGCCCGGCGCTGCACGCCGTTCTCGGACACGTTCCGACCGTGTCGGGCGCAGTGTCGGGCGCGCCCATTACGGTAGGGGCCATGGAACTCGAAGCACCGCTGGCCGGACGCGCGCTGGTCGTGATCGTCGATGATCGGACCGCCCACGGCGACGTCGACTCGACGGGCCCGCTCGTGACGGAACTGCTCACCGAGGCGGGATTCCTGGTGGACGCGACGGTTGCGGTGTCCGCCGACGAGGTGGAGATCCGCAACGCGCTCAACACCGCGGTGATCGGCGGTGTCGACCTGGTGATCTCGGTCGGCGGCACCGGGGTCTCGCCCCGCGACGTCACCCCCGACGCGACGGCCGAGGTGCTCGATCGGGAACTGCCGGGCATCAGTGAGGCGCTGCGCTCGTCCGGTCTCGCGGCCGGCGCGGTCGACGCCGTGGTCTCCCGCGGACTCGTCGGCATCTCCGGCAGCACCCTGGTCGCCAACCTGGCGGCCTCGCGGGCCGCCGTGCGGGACGGGATGGCCACCCTCACCCCGCTCGCGAGCTACGTCATCGGGCAGCTCTCGGGCATCGAAGAATAGAAACGAACGACTGACAAGGCGGCACGACAGTCATGGCGAATCCAGAGCCGGACGAGCGGACCCCCGACCGGAAGCGGGACCGGGTGGACCGGGCACGCCTGGACGCGATCTTCGGAACCGTCCTGCCGGAGCAGACGTCGGACGAGCGCTCCCGCGACGGCGCGTTCACGTCGGGCGGCCAGGACGAGTGGTTGCGGCGGCAGGTGCCGCCGCATCACGGCTGACGGTCCG is part of the Rhodococcus sp. SGAir0479 genome and encodes:
- a CDS encoding S1C family serine protease gives rise to the protein MTDDRNPHGGPDQGAPQHGAPYQGSDRQGDPQDPWRYQQNPTQGAGYPGAAGGHGYQQHGYPGYQQQPTEQFPGVGTTGTLPTTGAPTPREPRRVGRSALVAGAIALALVSGGIGGVVGSLATSDNGSAPVTNALDAPKPSTSNASNAPQGSVEAVAAKVVPSVVQIQVAGSRGEGEGSGVILSSDGLIMTNNHVVSGGGSDGKLMVAFSDGSTAPATLVGTDPTSDIAVIKVQGKSDLTPIELGSSDGVQVGEQVVAVGSPLGLAGTVTSGIISALDRPVSTSGEQGNQNTVIDAIQTDAAINPGNSGGALVNMDGQLIGINTAIATAGGQGGSIGLGFAIPVDQARRIADELSKTGKATQAIIGVQVSAKDTTTGGAAVVDVTPGSPAEKAGIPKGATVTKVDDRVITSGDSLIAAIRSHAPGDTVQVTYTDQSGSPRTVDVQLAGQSQGGR
- a CDS encoding MogA/MoaB family molybdenum cofactor biosynthesis protein codes for the protein MELEAPLAGRALVVIVDDRTAHGDVDSTGPLVTELLTEAGFLVDATVAVSADEVEIRNALNTAVIGGVDLVISVGGTGVSPRDVTPDATAEVLDRELPGISEALRSSGLAAGAVDAVVSRGLVGISGSTLVANLAASRAAVRDGMATLTPLASYVIGQLSGIEE